The stretch of DNA atcgagggagtatagtatttgctcattattattaacctgagttagatgtcgaattatgtacgaaaaagatgatgtatttctaagtatgttatttgtcccacattgaaaaatatgttggtgtggtgaatatattacgtataaataatagaattgtctcaagaaagtttagcataaggtgggtgatcatatgattataaatagaaggtatccctagaacctaaataccaacccaaaaccttctGAGTCTCTTAAACATTGTCTTGGAtaactcttaagagtttatatcattaactccacgatatgatatatatattttttatatgtcCAAgtaatgtttataatttttatataaaaacttgtACATCTCATTTAGCAACAAAGTAACATAATtgttttttgaaaaattatataattagattcgtggtaaataaatgctagcattagaatatagtatcatattatttgtacatattttaattacgataagaagttaaaaaaatgtattatacgaatattaataaatagtagtcctatagtatttgcttattattattattaaactgggttagatgtcgaattaggtgtgaaaaagatggtgtatttctaagtatattgtttgtcccacattgaaaaataatgtaggtgtggtaaatatactacatataaatagttgaattgtcccacattagaagattattatgaggtgaggtatcacatgattataaatatgagtcataacttaggggtatcaacccaaaatcttttgaatcgcttaaaaattatcttagagagttattataagagtttgtattaacggcaaaccttagttacaacaataccatacaaatattaatcacgtagatatttataaaagcgattatatattactatattagtgatattataatatttattttaagacaatcgatagtataataactttatttaagacaaagtcataattaaaaaataaaatgggtgctaaatatacataaatttgtttgtgtcatataatgataatctctgtactaaaatagaaaatttatgaattataatacaatcaagtgttgcataaaaagattttgaatccacaaacaaatcaataatgagcttttttactttgataaatagtagaattaaatctttttaactttcaaatataggtaattattatgcctcattacatttcagtaactaaaatacatcataatttttaaccattaatcaaaatcgcaacagaaaaaagaaatattttgcatttgtttatacattctattgtccctcaattacatcttaaaagtcgtgttaggaaaaaaaatataatttaaatcatatcatttgtacatattttaattatgacaaaaaatggaaaaaacgtacaaatataaatagatagtataatattttctcattattaaatcgggttggatatcgaaataggtgcaaaaaagatggtgtactttttcgtgtgttatttgtcccacattgaaaaataatgtaggtgtagtaaacatactacatataaatagttgaattgtcccgcATTAGAAAATTcacataaggtggggtgatcttaaaaattaatttaggaaagtattataaataatattttttgatgtaaaaaataaagtggagaatcttttaattattataaaatttatttcctatattatattcaagtgatgtttctaatttttatataaaaaattttacatttcatttggcaaaaaaatatcattaagaaaattatgaaaataacataatttgattcgtggtaaaaatgatatcattagcgtatagatttcatataatttgtacatatataaaattgtgtacttcttagtatgttatatgtcccacattgaaaaataatgtaggattatataaaaataatagaattgtcccacatcgaaagattaacataagatgtagtggtcttatgattataaatatgaggcatccttggaacttaagtatcaacctaacatcttttgcgtctcttaaataagatgttttgacttttgatcatatctaaataaatgattagagataagatgtaaatattaagaccttataaccatttttttttaactaagttaattagcccgttgcaacgcacgggtatCCAAACTAGTAAAATATTactaaaagttagtggaaaattaatGTGGCAGAGTTTTAAGACTTTGGTGAGTCTGACTGATAATCATACCCTTAGTTCtttatttgccatcatatacttgaTCATTAAGTTTAGGATGAATAGTGccgttttaaatgaaaatttatatTTTCTTAGACCATCCGATTTAATCCGAATTCGGGTCAGATTAGGACTACTTTGTCACTACAACTATAACAAGTTAAATGAAAATTTATATTTTCTTAGACCATCCGATTTAATCCGAATTCGGGTCAGATTAGGACTACTTTGTCACTACAACTATAACAAGttcaataaaaatgtaaaatgtagaAAGACAACAAGTGGAATTAGATAACATGCATCATCAAAATCCAGAAGACAATGGTCTGGACTTACAAATTTGAAACGTTAACTATTCCTCCGTTTTGTATGATGTAACCATTTGTTAAATATATGAgtggagtattttaataaaatgggtatatCATATGATAATGGAGGTAGTACAAAACTATGAAACAAAAATAATTGTCTATAATACCTCCCAAAATATTCCATATGTTGGGAGAGAGTTACACCATCAATTCTTTAATTATGGTAATTATGTGTTCATAATTCAAAATCTCATGATATATTGGTGTAAGTCGTGCGACTCTTTTCTTAATTGCCTCCTTATCATATACCCATTGAGCACATGATGGAAAAACCCATTCAATAATTCCTACTTTAATCGAATTTATTGCATTTTGCGTAATCAAAGGTCTCGAGCCTATGACGTCTATACATACATTTTCATATAAATAAGACCAACTAAAAAAAAGAATATTCAAATACAGGATTTTAATGTCGTCATGGCTCATTTGACACCAAAGCCAGAAACCGTATAAATAACAGGGTATTCCAATTAGCTGGCAGAGGAAGATAGAACGTGGGTCATGTCACTTAGTAATGGTTGCATCAAGAAAGTCCAAAGTTCCAATGAATCAAAACATAAGCAATTGTTAATTGATTCAAGTCTTACATAACCTGCATTTTTAAGCAATATTCTAAGTCCCACCTAACTTGTAAACCAAACACAACAAAGACTACAAATCCAGGCACATGTTAACTTGATTCAAGTCTTACATTACCTGCATTTTTAAGCAATATTCTAAGTTCCAACGAATCCAGGCACATGTTAACTTAGCTACTGGTTCCGACAAAAAAGCTCGGGAATCTCGATTCAGTTTAAAGTATCTTAGATGCTTTACATGATTCAACCAGCAATTCTCAAACTCACAAAAACATGGCAGATTCTCCTTCAATGGCTATATCAGTCATACCAGATGAACCAGCAAACTATAACATAAACAATCTTACAGACAGCTTACTGATAGAGATTCTCGTAAGGGTACCGACCTGTGAGTCCGCACATCAATGCAAACGCTGGTTGTCGCTTATCTCTGATGCTTACTTTAGGAGCCGCTTCATTGATCGACACAAGGGTGTGTCGGGTCTTGGTCATGCAAAGGAGGCTGTTACTTTCCTGCATCAGTTCAGATACTTTGCATACCATGATGTTAAACCAGATCCAAGTGTTACAATCACATCACATCCTGTTCATACTAAACTTGATGCTATTACAGATCAGAAAGTGCTTTTGTCAAGGACGAGTTTCGAGCTGGATTTTCTCCCATTTGGCGATACAGCTGATATTGTGGCTTCCACTAAAGATTTAGTGGTCGCCTATGATAGATGGGTGTCGTTTGAATTACTACAGAAAAGTCTAGGTACTActttttcctttccttttcctTTTATTGCCTATGTTGTTCgacttttcttctttttccatAAGACGATCATTCTAGGCAACCCTGAATcattttggactaaaattttgttgcttttgttgttgtggtAAAGGTACTACCTTTTGCATTTGTAATCTTGTAACGAAGAAGTGGACCGAGCTGCCTCCTGCACCAAGTAGCTACTGGAATTCAGGTTTGGTTGGGTTAGTTACCTATGAAGCTGATCCTAGTGAAACCGGGGTTAGGGATTTCAAGCTGCACTACAAACTTGTCCACATGTCGAACTCTGACGAGTTCAGTGCGGCTGTCTTTTCATCTGAGACTGGTGAATGGAGCAAACTAGAGGTTCTATCTACCACTAGGTTTGGTGTCTATGAAAAATACAGTACTAATTCGGTGACCTTTAGAAAAAAGCTCCACTGGATTATTAATAAAAAAAGTATTCTAACATTCGACCCATTTGGTTGCAACAACCAACGCGGCTTTATTGATCTGCCCCCTCTTCACGAGGAGGGTCAGAGCAATGAGACGGAATGCTTAGGAATATGCGAAGAGAATCTCCAAGTGTCGCAATTAGTGCGTGTTAATGGGGAACACAGGGTGATAATTTGGGACCTCAAAGACTACAATGCAAATGAATGGTGCTTAAAGTATAATGTACGATTCAGTGAGATGGAGTTTGTGAGTGCTAACCGGATTGATACCCAATCCAGGTATGGTGATATAGCTTGTCTACTGGCCTTCCATCCACATGAAAAGGCGGTGTTGTACCTGAGATACAACAATCGGATATTAATATGTAATGTGCAGGCACAAACTCTGGAAGTGATCAATCAGTGCAGCAGGTCCTGGAATTGGCACTTGAATACTGAATTTGACACAATCTTTACCCTTGTGCACCCGTGTTGGCCATCTCCACTGCAACCCCTGTGATCTATGCTGCATTCTTATGCTTCACAGAAACCACTAAATTTATGAGACAGACCCGTATCACGGGTAGTTATTTTTTAATTTCATGTTTTAGTGGGTTAATGGAGTCATGGGTATACAAGTGAGGATCTTAGTTAAAACTAATTGGCCTGACATTATATTATTACGAGACGTCTCTCATGAGACTAATTAGAAACAGATGAAGGCCAGAGCGAATATGTATTTGTTTTCAAATCGATGAgcaaatatgttaattaatgataAAAATATATGTTTGTTACTGATGACAAGAAATACCTCCTCATCAAGATGTCAGCTTTCAGTTCCCAGAAAATGCTAAACCTCGAGGGATTTTGCTGTAATCTTCTGCAATTTGTCTCTAAGATTTGTATTATCACCGTCTTCTGATTGAATCTCTCCCCAAAGCCAAGAGTTGCCTAGCCAATTCAAGAGTCGGTTTGCCAGTAGTTGCTTTACCAGTAAATTATTTTCAGTTGTAACTCCTTTCCTGCCAGAATGTATTTCTACTTCCGGAAAATGTGAGCACTGTATCCTTCATACCATCGAAGTTAAGTGCTAACTGCTAAGCTTCTTAGACATCTTGGATAACACATATTTAAGAACCCAGAAAATTTCCACCTCGCAAACAGCGTAAGTTTCCAGTCTAAAGTCTAAAGATCTTGTAAGAAACTAAGAAGTGTGCTACAGTTGCGGATGACTTTCTGCACTTAGACCATACAAGTATTAGACCAAGTAACATTAACTGATCAGGCCTGTCAGTGATATTTAGAACAGTAGAACACCGATATTACACCACCAACTAAGAAGTGTGCTAGAGTTGCTGATGAGTTTCCGTTTCCGCACTTAGAAAATACATGTACAAGACTAAGTAACTTTAAGAGATCAGGCCTGTCAATGCTATCTATAACAGTAGACCAGCGATGACACTACCAAGGCATTTACTTCTGAGAAAGAAAATGTCCACAAAATAAAACCCTATGATTTAATGGTTCTATCTTTATGTACTAGCCCGCTCAACGTGAAAAGACGTTTGTTAAAAGTTAAAACAGCCTGATGGAAAACCGAGACCTATGTCTGCCAAAAAATGCAGGAGGATTGTTATGCCAAGACTCACATAGTAAAACAAGCTTTAAGCCAGAAATAAATTTAGTAattgtcaaaaataaaataatggaTTTCGCATATACCAAGTACTAGAAGATGTAGGAAAGACAACTAAGAAATATGAACCCATTTCGCTGACTAATATTACTGACAGGCTACTCAATGCTTACAAAGTTACGAACTTACAGTAGGCTTGAAGCAATGAGCAACATAAAAACAATATTACCCTAATGTCTCGATGATTCTCACTTACGACAATCTTACCCTGTGAACGTCTAGTAGAAACCCAAATTTGTGCAGTGGCAATCAAAGTGTTAACTCACAAACCTGCCATATATACGATGTTTACACGTGTGTCAGATAGTCAATCATTCACAATTTTCGTCATCATATTGGAACACAGAGAAAGGTATTGACATCCTTACCAGTTCATTAGTCTCAATGTCCGTTTCATCCAACTTGCTGCTCACTTGGACCAAATCATCCTTCTTTGTTTTCGAGAATTTCTCAGAAGCTACACTCAAAAGCTTATTAAGAGACATGTCTTCACCTACAATCTTTTTCTTCAGTTCGTACCGATGCTTAATCCTCTTATCAAGATTATACCCAAGAAATGCAGGGAACGACAAAAGTTCCCCAATTTCACGATCCATTTCTTCAATCAAATATTCCATCTTCTCCTCTAGTGACTTGGGATTGTATTGCAGTATCTGAAAATGCTTGTTGCTCATTGCAACTATATCGTCACAACAAAAGCCATAGCTCAGGAATAACCCTATTACTTGCTGCAAATACTCGCACCTGGTTCTACTCGAAGCTCCCATTGCCATGGCAAGCTCCTTGGTTCTATACACATACCCAATCTTAACCAACATTGCCAGCTTCAAAGACAAGTTTCTCTCAAACGACAACCCGAGAAATACAGGTGATTTAACCAAGAAGCGGTAAACCTCTCCTGTATCCAACCCACAGTCCTTGAGAAACTCTACTCTAGGTCTCAGTTTCCGTTCTACACTTGCACTCATTACATTCGGAAAAACAAGCACAATCTTGAAGATTTCCTGATCGGTTAAGCCATATGATCTAAAGAACTCGACATGATTTTGAAGATGCTCTACGCTGTAAGTTACAATGGCAGGGAGCCGATTTAGAGCTTCTCCTACACCATCTGTATTACCTTCGCTCAACCTTTGAAGAAACCCAATCCGGGGAACCAACTGGGTATCCAAATCATAGTGAAGAATAGAAGGGCGCTTAGCAATTATACCAACAGCATTATAACGGCTCAAAAACGTTAGCATTCTCTTCATTTCTTCACTTGATCGCAAACAAATGGCCTTACTAAGATTGACATTATTAAGAACATGACCAATCTTCTCCTCAGAGACGCCAAATTCAACAAGCAACCTCACCTTTTCATCAAACCCGCCAACAAGACGAGCTCCATTCCCTCGTAAAAGACGTTCAATTTGAACAGTTTCGATCTTTTTCCCAAAACCACTTCGCAAAAATTCTATCAAACATCCAACCTCTTCCGCTGTTAATATCTCCGAGTTCTTACAAATCAACCTAGACAACGCAACCTCATCCAATCCAATTGACTTCAAGTCACAAACTCGCTTACGAATCAATTCAACAGGTACCAACCCCAAACCCGGATTCCTCACCAAAATCGCCTCAGCTTCCTTTTCAGTAACACCCAATCCCCGTAAAAGCGAAAAAAGGTCACCTGAGAGATCAAACCACAAACCCAATTAACATTACAGCTTAAAAAACACAAATCTACAACATATAGCAATGCAGATAACATGTTTGTTGAAATGCCTGAAAGAACTTCATACCTGTTTCAGAAACATCACCTAAAACCCTTGTAGATTTATTCATAATTAACACATTTCTGGGATGTTTAACCTTAATTGGCCAGAAAAAAGCTGTTTTTAACTGTAAAGTTGTAAACTTTATTGCAGAAGAACAAGTATTTGGTGTATATGGTGGAATTTGAGGTGAAAAACTCAGAATTTGAGGTGGGGAAAATGTGTATTTTACCAAAGTTATCATTTTTCAAGTGTTGTGTGTATGAAATTTGGGTTCAATTATGTAGTGGTGATAAAAGCCGTTTCTGGGTAATATATTTTGGCGCCAGATTTTGTTTGTCTGCAACTTTTGTAGTAAATTGACTAACTATTGAATATCACTTGTTTTATACGGTGTACGTGTGCCCTCCTTTTTGGACTAAATTTTGATGAGTTATAACTTAGTTTAACTCGCTCCTAGTAGGTCGTTAAATTTAACCAAATAAACTTTGACGGCCAATAACACTATGTTATTACGAGTAATTAATATTACTCCTTTCATTTAACTCTATATTGCACATTTCCTTATTTGGTTATACTTTTATTACTATAATACTATAATTTCACTATTTAGACCCACAAATTATACAAAATCCTAATGCTTTCTATCTATTTGTTGTACTTTTAATACTATAATATAgttttcttaatatttgtgcatAAACCATATAtacaaagtggagttgaatggagggagtatatacagGGGCGAATGTATGAATTTTGGTTTGAGGtgacacaatttttttttttttttgccgaattCTAATATTATTTTGCGGTTAGTTACATAGTTGTACTCTTTTATTAACATACATCATAATTAAATATCGCAAAAGATTTCTATAGAATACTGTACATCTTACATCCATACTCTTTAAAAAGTCTCAACTTCTTCTACTGTAGCCAGAACAGTACTCCAACAGTACTCTTATTATTTTATCCTTATTTTCTTTCTTGTTTGTTATTATTAACCATATTTCCTGCACTTAGGAAATATTTACTCAAATCTTTGTATATTGTAAATATAGCATACCAAATCTTTTGTAATTATAGTTCTTACCTTATTTTGCACATATTGTAAACTATATAAACCTTGTATCATTAGCTTTGTTAATACAATTCATTATTCCCATAAATCTTCAAGTCCTATATGGTATCAAAAGTCACACATCGATCCAACCCTAATCTTCGACCGAAACCCCTTTCGTTCAAACGCCGCACCTCTTCGTCCTCTGTCTTTCTTCCGTCAATTGCCATGGCAGGTAACATCAACCATAACGACATTGTCGTACCAAATCCTCATGAATCCACAAAACCATTAACATCGCTTAACCTCAACCATTGTGTTAAGCTTAACCCTCTTAACTACACCGCATGGCGGTTTCAACTCACTAATATACTCTTTGGTTTCAGCCTTCTTGGCTTCGTAACCGGCACCGATCAACCACCAAACGAAACCATCACCGACGCTAACAACGTTCAACAACCAAACCCGTCCTTTTTGACATGGCTCAAACAGGATGGACTAATTCTTGGTGCCCTCATGGGTACCTTGTCTACTGCCTTACAGCCTTTAATTGTAAGAGCGAAAACCGCAAAAGGAAGCATGGGATATCCTTGCTTCAACCTACGTCAACTCCTCTCGGGCTCATATCATGCAACTAAAAGAACGCTTCGATTCCATAACCAAAACTACGGAACAAACCGTCTCAGACTACATGAACTCCATCAAAGTTTTTGTCGACCAATTAGCTCTTATGGGCAAAATCCTTGACCCAGAAGATATTATTGCCCAAGTCCTAAAAGGTCTTGATTATGAGACCTTTAAACCCGTTATCACCACCGTTCGTGCCCGCGATACACCTATAACCTTCGAGGCACTACACGAGAAATTGTTGCAACATGAACTTCTTATTAAACATGACAACCCAACCACCCAAAATCACTTCTCACCATCTGCCAATCCTGCCTATCGACATACCCATCACCAACGTGGCAATCCTCGTCCATCAACCACACCAAACTTCCACCAATCGGCCAACAACTATCACCAATCGGCCACCACCTATCATCAACCCACCTCTCAATATCAACAACACAACCAGTCCGCTCCTCGCCCCTTCAAAAGTCGATGCCAATGGTGTCGAGAAGTGGGTCATGTCATCGCTAATTGCCCTCTTTTCCGGAAACTCTTTCCCAATATCACGTTTCCTGAACCCAACTACCGTCAACACAATGCTCCAACGCAGGTCCCACTGCAAGCCCATGTTGCCAACTACGGCAACTCGTCATATGCACCTGTCGTTCCCACCAATCCGCCGTTTGCTAACACCGCTCAAAACCCCAACTTTTTATTCGACAGTGGCGCGTCGCACCATTTGACACATGATTTGGATACCCTCGCATTTCACTCACCCTATGACGGTCTCGATGACCTCATAATAGGTGATGGCTCGGCTCTCCAAATCGCCAATACAGGTTCGTTTACGATGCACAATCTTCAGTTTAAACATGTTCTTCACGTTCCAAAAATTTCTCGTAACATAATTTCAATTTCTAAGTTATGCTATGACAACGATGCTTACGTTCTCTTTACTGACAATTTTTTCTTTGTAAAGGATCGTCAAACCCAGAAAACCCTTCTCCAGGGCCGAGCAACCAAGGGAGTGTATGAATGGCAACCACCACCCGTCGTCAATCAGGCCGCGCTTCATCCTAGAGGAACCACGCCTCCTTCGTGGAAAGGAACCACGCCTCTTTCGTGGCACCATAAGTTAGGTCATCCCACAAACGATGTAACCAAACTTATCAATAAAAATTTCTCTTTTCGCATTCCTAATTTTGATCACTGTGATTCGTGTTGTGTTTCGAAGAGCACAAAATTGCCCTTCTCTGTTTCATCATTTACCTCGCACGCACCACTGGACTTGCTTTTTTCTGATCTTTGGACTAGTACGGTTCAATCTTACGACCATTATAAGTATTATATAATTTTCGTTGACCACTATACTAAATATGTATGGCTATACCCTTTAAAACGTAAGTCCGAAACCACTACAATATTTCTGCAATTTAAAGCCTTAGTTGAAAAGTATTTCAATCGACCCATACGACAATTTTTTAGTGACAATGGTGGAGAGTACGTAAAACTAAATTAATCGCTTCTTATCAATGGTATTTCGCATAGCACTAGTCCTCCACACACACCGGAACACAATGGCTACGCTGAGCGACGACATAGGCACATCGTCGAAACCGGCCTTGCATTGTTGAATCATGCCGGCCTCTCCACGTCCTATTGGCCTCTCGCCTTTTGTACCGCTACTTACTTAATTAATCGCCTTCCCACAAAAGGTTTGGGAGGAGACACCCCTTAttttaaattacataatatacAACCGGATTATAATAAATTACACAATTTCGGGAGTCTATGCTACCCATGGCTCCGACCATATATGACACATAAATTAGAAAACCGTTCCATCGCATGTATTTTTGTAGGTTATTCGAATACACAAAGTGCATATCACTGCTTAGACCCAAAGACCCATCGCATTTACACTTCTCGCCATGTAAAATTTTGTGACGAATCCTACCCATTTCGAGACCCTGCTTCGCCGCCTACTCCTTCTCCATCCACCTCCACTGATGAATGGTGCAATCTTCACATTCCTCTCCTTCCTCCCTCGGCACCTACTGCCACTACAGTCCCGGTTACACCCACCAACCCGACACCCATTCTTCCTGTCAAACCGCCAATTACTCAAGTTTACACTCGTCGCTCTCAATCCTCACCCACTGTTAATTCAACCCAAGATCAACACCCTCCTACCCCTCTTCCTCTTCCGCTGCACCCCTCCAACCCAACCCCAAGCCACGTAAAGGTACAATGCCACCACCACCTAAGACCATTGTCACTCGCCTCGCCAATGGGATCAGAAAACCGAATCCGAACTATAGCAACTATCACGCTCAAGCTTCCTCAACCAATGATATACTACCAAATACGGTCAAGCAGGCACTTGTTCTCCCTCAATGGCGTcatgctatgcaagaagaatttGATGCACTTGAGCGAAATCAAACCTGGACTCTTGTTCCACGCACCTCCTCACAAAATGTTATAGGCTGCAAGTGGGTTTACCGAAACAAATATAATCCTGATGGTACCCTTAAACAACACAAAGCTCGTCTAGTTGCCAAGGGATTTCATCAACGACCTGGTATTGATTTTAATGAACCCTTTAGCCCCGTTATTAAACCAACTACAGTTCGTCTCATCCTAGCCTTAGTTGTCACTAACTCGTGGTCTCTTAGACAATTGGATGTTAATAACGCATTTCTTCAAGGAACACTCACTGATAATGTTTTTATGACACAACCTCCTGGTTTTGTAAATCAAACAAAAATAGATTACGTTTGCAAATTAAACAAAGCGATTTATGGATTAAAACAAGCTCCACGCGCTTGGTACACCGAATTAACCTCTTACCTCCTATCTTACGGATTTAAACAGTCTATATCCGACTCCTCCTTGTTTATTCTACACACCAACGATACCTTTATTTACATGCttgtttatgttgatgacattatcgTCACTGGACCACACCCTACTCAACTTAGTTCCTTTATTGACAAATTATCGCAACGTTTTTCCCTCAAAGATCTTGGTCCGTTGTCTTACTTTTTAGGCATCGAAGTCACTCACAACTCACATGGTCTTCATCTCAATCAATCAAAGTACATTTTTGATCTCCTAACCAAGTTCAAAATGATAGATGCTAAGCCTAATACCACTCCGATGACTTCCTCACCCACCTTAACTCGTGAAGACCATCTACCTATCCAAGACCACTCTGATTATCGTGCTATTGTTGGCAGTCTCCAATACCTCTCTCTTACCAGACCCGACATTGCCTTTGCTATTAACCGTCTAGCTCAATTTTTGCATCATCCCACCGCCACTCATTGGACTGCCCTAAAACGTCTCCTGCGTTATTTGCAAGGGACTCAAACCATTGGCCTTCAGTTGTACAAAGCTTCCCCTCCTCGCCTTCATGCCTTTTGTGATGCAGACCATGCCGGTGACAAAGACACCTATGTTTCCACCACAGGCGATATCATCTATCTCGGACGGAATCCTATCTCCTGGTCATCCAAGAAGCAACGTGGCCTTGCTCTCTCCACTACTGAAGCTGAATTTCGCGCCGTTGCATCCGTCACAACCGAGACACTTTGGCTCCGTAACCTTCTCCACGAGCTACATATCTCCGTCACCAACCCTCCAGCAATCTTCTGTGACAACATCTCAGCTACTCTCTATGCCAGAAACCCGGTCTTTCATTCCCGCATGAAGCACATAGCTCTATCCTTTCATTTCGTCAAACAACAGCTGCTTCATGGTCACATTCGAATTCAACACGTTGCGAGCAAAGATCAGTTGGCAGATATTCTCACCAAACCCCTTCACACAACCCACTACCTTGACCTTCGCTTCAAGATTGGCCTTACCCCTCGGACGTCCATCTTACGGGGGCGTATTAACCATATTTCCTGCACTTAGGAAATATTTACTCAAATCTTTGTATATTGTAAATATAGCATACCAAATCTTTTGTAATTATAGTTCTTACCTTATTTTGCACATATTGTAAACTATATAAACCTTGTATCATTAGCTTTGTTAATACAATTCATTATTCCCATAAATCTTCAAGTCCTATAGTTATCGTGTCTTTTACTTTCTTTCTCTTTGTACTTTTCTATCctttattttcttcttcttccatttccatttcctcCTACTCAATCCCCATTTCAACTCTACTCTACTTTGCTCTTACCTTTTTTACAACTATCtgatttattttaattttcatttAATTCACCCTGTCGATTCTCATAATTTTCCTGGTCCTAGAAGAAATCACTGAACAAGTTAAATTATTTGTTAATTTGATTGTTTATTTCAATTTCCTTTTACCGGCGA from Silene latifolia isolate original U9 population chromosome 10, ASM4854445v1, whole genome shotgun sequence encodes:
- the LOC141606382 gene encoding putative F-box/kelch-repeat protein At1g15680, giving the protein MADSPSMAISVIPDEPANYNINNLTDSLLIEILVRVPTCESAHQCKRWLSLISDAYFRSRFIDRHKGVSGLGHAKEAVTFLHQFRYFAYHDVKPDPSVTITSHPVHTKLDAITDQKVLLSRTSFELDFLPFGDTADIVASTKDLVVAYDRWVSFELLQKSLGTTFCICNLVTKKWTELPPAPSSYWNSGLVGLVTYEADPSETGVRDFKLHYKLVHMSNSDEFSAAVFSSETGEWSKLEVLSTTRFGVYEKYSTNSVTFRKKLHWIINKKSILTFDPFGCNNQRGFIDLPPLHEEGQSNETECLGICEENLQVSQLVRVNGEHRVIIWDLKDYNANEWCLKYNVRFSEMEFVSANRIDTQSRYGDIACLLAFHPHEKAVLYLRYNNRILICNVQAQTLEVINQCSRSWNWHLNTEFDTIFTLVHPCWPSPLQPL
- the LOC141606380 gene encoding transcription termination factor MTERF8, chloroplastic-like → MITLVKYTFSPPQILSFSPQIPPYTPNTCSSAIKFTTLQLKTAFFWPIKVKHPRNVLIMNKSTRVLGDVSETGDLFSLLRGLGVTEKEAEAILVRNPGLGLVPVELIRKRVCDLKSIGLDEVALSRLICKNSEILTAEEVGCLIEFLRSGFGKKIETVQIERLLRGNGARLVGGFDEKVRLLVEFGVSEEKIGHVLNNVNLSKAICLRSSEEMKRMLTFLSRYNAVGIIAKRPSILHYDLDTQLVPRIGFLQRLSEGNTDGVGEALNRLPAIVTYSVEHLQNHVEFFRSYGLTDQEIFKIVLVFPNVMSASVERKLRPRVEFLKDCGLDTGEVYRFLVKSPVFLGLSFERNLSLKLAMLVKIGYVYRTKELAMAMGASSRTRCEYLQQVIGLFLSYGFCCDDIVAMSNKHFQILQYNPKSLEEKMEYLIEEMDREIGELLSFPAFLGYNLDKRIKHRYELKKKIVGEDMSLNKLLSVASEKFSKTKKDDLVQVSSKLDETDIETNELVCELTL